One genomic region from Zalophus californianus isolate mZalCal1 chromosome 2, mZalCal1.pri.v2, whole genome shotgun sequence encodes:
- the TM2D2 gene encoding TM2 domain-containing protein 2: protein MVLGGCPVSYLLLCGQAALLLGNLLLLHCVSRSHSHNATAEPELTSAGAAHPEGSAGAPSWEYGDPHSPVILCSYLPDEFIECDDPVDHVGNATASQELGYGCLKFGGQAYSDVEHTSVQCRALDGIECASPRTFLRENKPCIKYTGHYFITTLLYSFFLGCFGVDRFCLGHTGTAVGKLLTLGGLGIWWFVDLILLITGGLMPSDGSNWCTVY from the exons ATGGTGCTAGGTGGTTGCCCGGTGAGTTACCTACTTCTGTGCGGCCAGGCGGCTTTGCTGCTGGGGAATCTACTTCTGCTGCACTGTGTCTCTCGGAGCCACTCGCACAACGCTACCGCCGAACCCGAGCTCACATCCGCTGGCGCCGCCCACCCAGAGGGCTCCGCCGGCGCTCCGAGCTGGGAATATGGCGACCCCCACTCTCCAGTCATCCTTTGCTCTTACCT ACCTGATGAATTTATAGAATGTGACGACCCAGTGGATCATGTTGGAAATGCAACTGCATCCCAGGAACTCGGTTATGGTTGTCTCAAg TTTGGTGGGCAGGCCTACAGTGACGTGGAACACACTTCTGTCCAGTGCCGGGCCCTCGATGGGATTGAGTGTGCCAGTCCTAGGACCTTCCTACGGGAAAATAAACCTTGTATAAA ATATACGGGACACTACTTCATAACCACTTTACTCTACTCCTTCTTCCTGGGATGTTTCGGAGTGGACCGTTTCTGTCTGGGACACACTGGCACAGCAGTAGGGAAGCTGTTGACACTTGGAGGACTTGGGATTTGGTGGTTTGTTGACCTTATTTTGCTTATTACTGGAGGGCTGATGCCAAGTGATGGCAGCAATTGGTGCACTGTTTACTAA
- the HTRA4 gene encoding LOW QUALITY PROTEIN: serine protease HTRA4 (The sequence of the model RefSeq protein was modified relative to this genomic sequence to represent the inferred CDS: inserted 3 bases in 2 codons; substituted 1 base at 1 genomic stop codon) translates to MTRPLRRPALLGQLLLLWLLLPPPVPRGEAGRXPGPCCPAPRCPPGSAGSTPVLDRCRVCAAAEGEACGGALGGWCAPGLQCRATLSAPRLGGAWVGTCGCPAAGAAVCGRDGRTYPSLCAXARLRGALPAVPVLKGGCSGGGTRSVGRLRSEDNFIAELVEKVAPSVVQLQLFRRSPLSNKDIPASSGSGFIVSEDGLIVTNAHVLTNQQRIQVELQSGIQYEAPIQDIDHKLDLALIKIEPNTDLPVLLLGRSSDLRAGEFVVALGSPFSLQNTVTAGIVSTTQRGGRVLGLKNXDMNYIQTDAIINHGNSGGPLVNLDGDVIGINTLKVTMGISFAIPSDRIRQFLAEFHERQLKGKALSQKKYIGLRMLPLTMNLLQEMKRQDTDFPNVSSGVFVYEVIQGTVAESSGLRDHDVIVSINGQPVTTTTDVIEAVEDNDSLSIMVRRGSQTLILTVTPEIIKYPALKRNHLTKPKLYYLVCTEDVPKLASFRVSFLRKMNALKHTDTHTHTHTHTHTLRDH, encoded by the exons ATGACTAGACCTCTGCGGCGGCCAGCTCTGCTGGGACAGCTCCTCCTGCTGTGGCTGCTGCTCCCGCCGCCTGTGCCCAGAGGCGAGGCTGGGAG TCCAGGGCCTTGCTGCCCTGCCCCCCGCTGCCCACCTGGCTCGGCGGGGTCGACGCCGGTGCTCGATCGCTGCCGCGTCTGCGCGGCGGCCGAGGGCGAGGCCTGCGGCGGGGCGCTGGGCGGGTGGTGCGCCCCGGGGCTGCAGTGTCGCGCGACGCTCAGCGCCCCGCGCCTCGGCGGCGCCTGGGTCGGCACGTGCGGCTGCcccgcggcgggggcggcggtGTGCGGCCGCGACGGGCGCACCTATCCCAGCCTGTGCG TCGCGCGCCTCCGAGGCGCGCTCCCGGCCGTGCCGGTGCTGAAGGGCGGCTGCTCGGGTGGAG GGACCAGGAGTGTAGGCCGGCTCCGGAGCGAGGACAACTTCATCGCGGAGTTGGTGGAGAAGGTGGCGCCATCTGTGGTTCAGTTGCAGCTGTTCCGCAG GTCACCTCTTAGCAACAAGGATATTCCTGCATCCAGTGGCTCTGGGTTCATAGTGTCTGAGGATGGGCTCATTGTTACCAATGCCCACGTCCTCACCAACCAGCAGCGGATCCAGGTGGAGCTCCAGAGTGGCATCCAGTATGAAGCCCCTATCCAGGACATTGACCATAAATTGGACCTTGCACTGATTAAGATCGAGCCAAAT ACTGACCTTCCTGTATTGCTGCTGGGAAGGTCCTCTGACCTGCGGGCTGGAGAGTTCGTGGTGGCCTTGGGCAGCCCGTTTTCTCTGCAGAACACAGTGACTGCAGGGATTGTCAGCACTACACAGCGAGGGGGCAGAGTGCTGGGGCTGAAGAATTGAGACATGAACTATATCCAGACGGATGCCATAATTAAT CACGGCAACTCTGGGGGCCCTCTGGTGAACTTG GATGGTGACGTGATTGGCATAAATACATTGAAGGTGACCATGGGAATCTCCTTTGCAATTCCCTCAGATCGAATTCGACAGTTCTTGGCAGAATTCCATGAGCGCCAGTTGAAAG GAAAGGCTCTTTCACAGAAGAAGTATATCGGTCTGCGAATGCTGCCTCTCACTATGAA CCTTCTTCAAGAGATGAAAAGGCAAGATACAGATTTCCCTAATGTGAGTTCTGGGGTCTTTGTGTATGAGGTGATTCAAGGAACAGTTGCTGAAAG ctctgggTTGAGAGACCACGATGTAATTGTCAGCATAAATGGGCAACCTGTTACCACCACAACTGATGTTATTGAAGCTGTTGAGGACAATGATTCCCTTTCCATCATGGTTCGTCGAGGAAGTCAAACTTTGATCCTGACAGTCACACCTGAAATAATTAAGTATCCAGCTTTAAAGAGAAATCATCTAACAAAACCAAAGCTATATTACCTGGTTTGTACTGAAGACGTGCCAAAGTTAGCAAGTTTTAGGGTCTCTTTCCTAAGAAAAATGAATGCTTTAAaacatacagatacacacacacacacacacacacacacacacacacttagggaCCATTAG